One genomic segment of Salinigranum rubrum includes these proteins:
- a CDS encoding glycosyltransferase family 4 protein: MSLEVLWLGWGYPPNVTGGLDTFVGEMFERFLDRDVDIELVLPAEYAPEGRDNIVGVPTGDGDIITRIGRLSAEFANRAEGKDIVHTHDWFGYGPGSRAMNNTDAKWVTTFHSLSSDRNIDPPQREIETERRVVERCDELIAVSHITARKVNEEYGGESEVIHNGFSTVEPTGRDIKAELGIDGKMLFYVGRHTDQKGISHLIYALEKLRRDDVTLVMGGSGHLTDQLKKFAELLGVEDSIEWVGFVEEKYLGDYYSSADLFVSPSLSEPFGITITEALSVGTRVVATECGAAEVIPESCVVPAEVDSGSLADAIEHGLSLEGPLEYEPRTWDTVVDEHLDFYERIA, translated from the coding sequence ATGTCACTCGAAGTGCTCTGGCTCGGCTGGGGATACCCACCGAACGTGACCGGTGGCCTCGACACGTTCGTCGGCGAGATGTTCGAACGTTTCCTCGACCGGGACGTCGATATCGAACTCGTCCTCCCGGCGGAGTACGCACCCGAGGGACGCGACAACATCGTCGGCGTTCCGACGGGCGACGGTGACATCATCACCCGCATCGGTCGCCTCTCCGCGGAGTTCGCGAACCGCGCGGAGGGGAAGGACATCGTCCACACTCACGACTGGTTCGGCTACGGGCCGGGCTCGCGGGCGATGAACAACACCGACGCGAAGTGGGTGACGACGTTCCACTCGCTCTCCTCGGACAGGAACATCGACCCCCCACAGCGCGAAATCGAGACCGAACGGCGCGTCGTCGAGCGCTGTGACGAACTCATCGCGGTGAGCCACATCACCGCCCGCAAGGTGAACGAGGAGTACGGCGGGGAGTCGGAGGTCATCCACAACGGTTTCTCGACCGTCGAGCCGACCGGCCGCGACATCAAAGCCGAGCTAGGAATCGACGGCAAGATGCTCTTTTACGTGGGACGACACACCGACCAGAAGGGCATCTCACACCTCATCTACGCCCTGGAGAAGCTCCGCCGCGACGACGTGACGCTCGTGATGGGCGGGAGCGGCCACCTCACGGACCAACTGAAGAAGTTCGCCGAACTCCTCGGCGTCGAGGACAGTATCGAGTGGGTCGGCTTCGTCGAGGAGAAGTACCTCGGCGACTACTACAGTTCGGCGGACCTCTTCGTCTCCCCCTCGCTGTCGGAGCCGTTCGGCATCACCATCACCGAGGCGCTCTCGGTTGGCACGCGCGTCGTCGCCACCGAGTGCGGGGCCGCCGAGGTCATCCCCGAGTCCTGCGTCGTGCCCGCCGAGGTCGACTCCGGGTCGCTCGCGGACGCCATCGAACACGGCCTGTCGCTCGAAGGGCCGCTCGAGTACGAACCGCGGACGTGGGACACCGTCGTCGACGAACACCTCGACTTCTACGAACGAATCGCCTGA
- a CDS encoding FUN14 domain-containing protein: MVDINLQQLGLELGSGAVVGGIIGFAAKKVAKIIAIIIGLELALFKFLESRQILIVDWERLTAGMIETGEAAASGAPPDWAMTILSTLSVSAGFTGGFLLGFKKG, from the coding sequence ATGGTCGACATCAACCTCCAGCAACTCGGGCTCGAACTCGGGAGCGGGGCAGTCGTCGGCGGGATCATCGGCTTCGCGGCCAAGAAGGTCGCGAAGATCATCGCCATCATCATCGGGCTCGAACTCGCCCTGTTCAAGTTCCTCGAGTCGCGGCAGATCCTCATCGTCGACTGGGAACGGCTGACCGCGGGGATGATCGAGACGGGGGAGGCCGCGGCGTCGGGAGCGCCCCCGGACTGGGCGATGACCATCCTGTCGACGCTGTCTGTGTCGGCCGGGTTCACCGGCGGGTTCCTGCTCGGATTCAAGAAGGGATAG
- a CDS encoding Single-stranded DNA binding protein, with the protein MDIDDHAEELASALGVDKAEVKADLENLLQYSVPIEEAKQSVRRKHGGDSGSSRSAPSAKDVGTITTEDGNVTVTVRVLTVGTRSIQYQGDEQVIREGELADETGTISYTSWEDFGFEAGDSVTIGNAGVREWDGAPELNLGSSTTVAMASGTVETPYDDEIGGEAELAALEPGDRGRTVEARVVEVEERTINGRSGETDILSGVLGDASGRLPFTDWEPREGITEGASLRMEGVYVREFRGVPSVNLSEFTTVTPLSEAVPVRESAPQLSIREAVSSGGMFDVEIVGNVLEVRDGSGLIERCPECGRVVQNGQCRTHGDVDGEDDMRVKAILDDGSGTVTVVLDRDLTEEVYGGTMAEAREQAREAMDKEVVADHIRERVVGREYRVRGNLSVDDYGANLDADEFAESDDDPTTRAREVLDRIEDREVSA; encoded by the coding sequence ATGGACATCGACGATCATGCCGAGGAGCTCGCCTCCGCCCTCGGCGTAGACAAAGCGGAGGTCAAAGCGGACCTGGAGAACCTGCTTCAGTACAGCGTCCCCATCGAGGAAGCGAAACAGAGCGTCCGACGCAAGCACGGCGGCGACTCGGGGAGTTCTCGGTCGGCCCCGTCGGCGAAGGACGTCGGCACCATCACGACCGAGGACGGGAACGTGACCGTCACCGTCCGGGTGCTCACGGTCGGCACGCGCTCGATTCAGTACCAGGGCGACGAACAGGTCATCCGCGAGGGCGAACTCGCCGACGAGACGGGGACGATATCGTACACGTCGTGGGAGGACTTCGGCTTCGAGGCGGGCGACTCCGTCACCATCGGTAACGCGGGCGTCCGCGAGTGGGACGGCGCGCCCGAACTCAACCTCGGGAGTTCGACGACGGTGGCGATGGCGAGCGGGACCGTGGAAACGCCCTACGACGACGAAATCGGCGGCGAGGCGGAACTCGCTGCCCTCGAACCCGGCGACCGCGGCCGGACGGTCGAGGCCCGCGTCGTCGAGGTCGAAGAGCGGACGATCAACGGCCGCAGCGGCGAGACCGACATCCTCTCGGGCGTCCTCGGCGACGCGTCGGGGCGATTGCCGTTCACCGACTGGGAGCCGCGCGAGGGGATAACGGAGGGGGCGAGCCTCCGGATGGAGGGCGTCTACGTCCGCGAGTTCCGGGGTGTCCCTTCCGTCAACCTCTCGGAGTTCACGACCGTCACGCCGCTCTCCGAAGCCGTACCGGTCCGCGAATCCGCACCGCAGTTGTCGATCCGTGAGGCCGTCTCGTCCGGTGGCATGTTCGACGTCGAGATCGTCGGCAACGTGCTGGAGGTTCGGGACGGTTCGGGACTCATCGAGCGCTGCCCCGAGTGCGGGCGGGTCGTCCAGAACGGCCAGTGTCGCACCCACGGCGACGTCGACGGCGAGGACGACATGCGCGTGAAGGCCATCCTCGACGACGGGAGCGGTACCGTCACCGTGGTATTGGACCGCGACCTCACAGAAGAGGTGTACGGCGGCACGATGGCCGAGGCGCGCGAGCAGGCACGCGAAGCGATGGACAAGGAGGTCGTCGCCGACCACATCCGCGAGCGGGTCGTGGGGAGAGAGTACCGGGTGCGAGGGAACCTCTCGGTCGACGACTACGGCGCGAACCTCGACGCCGACGAGTTCGCCGAATCGGACGACGACCCGACGACGAGGGCGCGCGAGGTCCTCGACCGAATCGAGGACAGGGAGGTGTCCGCATGA
- a CDS encoding outer membrane protein assembly factor BamB family protein, whose translation MDRRPAVETEIEMPAPPSPPSRSRRRFLRTAAATVGTGLTTAVAGCSTRNLFSEVDVHFRTLAVESPPVGLTTAGVWLVAAGRDGQVVGMDRGDGEAQWETDAVDELQVPPVGHDGELYVAGEDVVSVDGAIERWRTPLSGVASALAVVPENNVVVAGTEDGHVTGVNGDDSGLVDADDGDRLWETRLTESGAARVDALAAGDGVVYAGSRDGVVVAFDARTGEERWRTDHVASALSSTGSSVLLGRRRVHSVRDGDGGVEVEWHHDTGNNWTTGIASTAAGPSTSKRAESPTPTASARWFLAGTRTGEGGYVLALTSDGERLWRHQLTGDAVALTPVRNDRFAVGIEGERPGVQQFTTDGESAWLFETETSVVDVVFGGDWVWAVTGSGRVVGLSE comes from the coding sequence GTGGACCGACGACCGGCGGTCGAGACCGAGATTGAGATGCCCGCTCCGCCCTCCCCACCGTCCCGCTCACGTCGACGGTTCCTCCGCACCGCCGCCGCGACCGTCGGCACCGGCCTCACCACCGCCGTCGCCGGGTGTAGCACGCGAAACCTGTTCTCGGAGGTCGACGTCCACTTCCGGACGCTGGCCGTCGAGTCACCACCGGTGGGCCTCACCACGGCGGGTGTCTGGCTCGTCGCCGCCGGGAGGGACGGTCAGGTGGTCGGGATGGACCGCGGTGACGGCGAGGCCCAGTGGGAGACGGACGCCGTCGACGAACTCCAGGTACCGCCGGTCGGTCACGACGGCGAACTGTACGTCGCCGGCGAGGACGTCGTCAGCGTCGACGGCGCGATAGAACGCTGGCGAACCCCGCTCTCGGGCGTCGCCAGCGCGCTCGCGGTGGTCCCCGAGAACAACGTCGTCGTCGCCGGCACCGAGGACGGACACGTCACCGGCGTCAACGGCGACGACAGCGGCCTCGTCGACGCCGACGACGGCGACCGTCTCTGGGAGACTCGCCTGACCGAGTCGGGGGCGGCACGCGTCGACGCGCTCGCGGCCGGCGACGGCGTCGTCTACGCGGGGTCGCGTGACGGTGTCGTCGTCGCCTTCGACGCTCGGACAGGGGAGGAGCGGTGGCGGACCGACCACGTCGCGAGTGCTCTTTCCTCGACCGGTTCGTCGGTCCTCCTCGGCCGTCGTCGGGTCCACAGCGTCCGCGACGGCGACGGCGGAGTCGAGGTCGAATGGCATCACGACACCGGGAACAACTGGACGACCGGAATCGCGTCGACAGCCGCCGGGCCGTCGACATCGAAGCGAGCCGAATCGCCGACACCGACGGCGAGCGCGCGGTGGTTCCTCGCGGGGACCCGCACCGGAGAGGGTGGCTACGTCCTGGCGCTGACATCCGACGGCGAACGACTCTGGCGGCACCAGCTCACGGGCGATGCGGTGGCACTGACGCCTGTCAGGAACGACCGATTCGCCGTCGGTATCGAGGGCGAACGGCCGGGCGTCCAGCAGTTCACGACCGACGGCGAGTCGGCGTGGCTCTTCGAGACGGAGACGAGCGTCGTCGACGTCGTCTTCGGCGGTGACTGGGTGTGGGCGGTGACGGGCAGCGGGAGGGTCGTCGGGCTGTCGGAGTGA
- a CDS encoding ribosome assembly factor SBDS, with amino-acid sequence MISLDEAVTARLESHGARFEVLIDPDAALAIKRGEFDGDLEDVIAAEDVFEDASRGDRPAESDLKEVFETTDPMTIIPEVVKRGEIQITADQRREMQEQKRRQLIDRIARNAVNPQMDDAPHPPDRIERALEEAGFRVDPMEPVETQVDDALEALRPVIPIRFSEVTIAVQVPADRAGSAQSRIRQFGDLEREEWQNDGSWVGVLTFPAGMQNDFYDLVNDVTSGEAETRIIKDKDDLNVR; translated from the coding sequence ATGATTTCACTCGACGAAGCGGTCACGGCCCGTCTGGAATCCCACGGCGCGCGCTTCGAGGTCCTCATCGACCCCGACGCCGCCCTCGCCATCAAGCGCGGGGAGTTCGACGGCGACCTAGAGGACGTCATCGCCGCCGAGGACGTCTTCGAGGACGCCTCTCGGGGGGACCGTCCCGCCGAATCCGATCTGAAAGAGGTGTTCGAGACGACGGACCCGATGACGATCATCCCCGAGGTGGTCAAACGCGGGGAGATACAGATCACGGCGGATCAGCGACGCGAGATGCAAGAGCAGAAGCGGCGACAGCTCATCGACCGCATCGCGCGCAACGCGGTCAACCCCCAGATGGACGACGCCCCGCATCCCCCGGACAGAATCGAGCGAGCGCTCGAAGAGGCCGGCTTCCGCGTCGACCCGATGGAACCCGTCGAGACGCAGGTCGACGACGCCCTGGAGGCACTGAGACCGGTCATCCCCATCCGCTTTTCCGAGGTGACCATCGCCGTCCAGGTTCCGGCGGACAGGGCCGGCAGCGCGCAGTCGCGCATCCGTCAGTTCGGTGACCTCGAACGCGAGGAGTGGCAGAACGACGGGTCGTGGGTCGGCGTCCTCACCTTCCCGGCGGGGATGCAGAACGACTTCTACGACCTCGTGAACGACGTCACGAGCGGCGAGGCGGAGACGCGGATCATCAAGGACAAGGACGACCTGAACGTGCGGTAA
- the trxA gene encoding thioredoxin: MSTVQPGEPIHVKSKAHLDELVAEHDVVLADFYADWCGPCKMLEPTVKEIAAETEAAVVKIDIDELQDLARDAGVRSVPTLQFYANGEEAKRLIGVQDKDDLLDVIAELS, translated from the coding sequence ATGAGCACCGTACAGCCCGGAGAGCCCATCCACGTGAAGAGCAAGGCACACCTCGACGAACTCGTCGCCGAACACGACGTCGTCCTCGCCGACTTCTACGCCGACTGGTGCGGCCCGTGCAAGATGCTCGAACCCACGGTCAAGGAGATCGCCGCGGAGACCGAGGCCGCTGTCGTGAAGATCGACATCGACGAACTGCAGGACCTCGCCCGCGACGCCGGGGTGCGGAGCGTCCCGACGCTCCAGTTCTACGCGAACGGGGAGGAGGCGAAGCGACTCATCGGCGTGCAGGACAAGGACGACCTCCTCGACGTCATCGCAGAACTGTCGTAG
- the hflX gene encoding GTPase HflX has translation MSRDAIVAKRVDSGSADLTEISDLARAAGYDVVGELTQSREEDGAYMFGEGKVEELAALVVETGADVVIVDNRVGPYQLFNIGSKLPDEVEVIDRFTLILDIFGQRAHTKKAQLQVELAELRYELPRAEAKASLAKRDERPGFMGLGEYDESREQDIKAQIARIKRELDAIAEKEETRREERRESGFDLVALAGYTNAGKSTLMRQLAADLSVDENDELHPDLDPTAESEDRLFTTLGTTTRRADTGTRNVLLTDTVGFISDLPHWLVESFKSTLDSVYRADLVLLVVDASESTEEMREKLVTCHDTLYERNEAPIVTVLNKVDKVDESELAEKKRALSALAPNPVVVSGLTGENVEELTARIEAELPDWQRERLLLPMTDDTMSLVSWVHDHGHVEREEYGEDSVTLEFEARPAVVEKARSKAADLAAVESA, from the coding sequence ATGAGTCGGGACGCCATCGTCGCCAAACGCGTCGACAGCGGGTCGGCCGACCTCACGGAGATCAGTGACCTCGCCCGGGCGGCCGGGTACGACGTCGTCGGCGAACTCACCCAGTCGCGCGAGGAGGACGGGGCGTACATGTTCGGCGAGGGCAAGGTCGAGGAACTGGCCGCGCTCGTCGTCGAGACGGGCGCGGACGTCGTCATCGTCGACAACCGCGTCGGGCCCTACCAGCTGTTCAACATCGGCTCGAAGCTCCCCGACGAGGTCGAGGTGATCGATCGCTTTACGCTCATCCTCGACATCTTCGGACAGCGCGCCCACACGAAGAAGGCGCAGCTACAGGTCGAACTCGCCGAACTCCGGTACGAGTTGCCGAGGGCGGAGGCGAAAGCCTCCCTCGCCAAGCGCGACGAGCGCCCCGGGTTCATGGGGCTCGGCGAGTACGACGAGAGCCGCGAACAGGACATCAAAGCCCAAATCGCCCGCATCAAGCGGGAACTCGACGCCATCGCCGAGAAGGAGGAGACCCGACGGGAAGAGCGCCGCGAATCGGGGTTCGACCTCGTCGCGCTCGCGGGGTACACCAACGCCGGGAAGTCGACGCTCATGCGTCAACTCGCCGCGGACCTCTCCGTCGACGAGAACGACGAACTCCACCCCGACCTGGACCCCACGGCCGAGTCGGAGGACCGCCTGTTCACCACGCTCGGGACGACCACCCGCCGGGCCGACACGGGGACCAGAAACGTCCTCCTGACCGACACGGTCGGCTTCATCTCGGACCTCCCCCACTGGCTGGTGGAGTCGTTCAAGTCCACGCTCGATTCGGTGTATCGCGCCGACCTCGTGCTCCTCGTCGTCGACGCGTCCGAGTCCACCGAGGAGATGCGCGAGAAACTCGTCACCTGCCACGACACGCTGTACGAGCGCAACGAGGCGCCCATCGTCACCGTGTTGAACAAGGTCGACAAGGTCGACGAGAGCGAACTGGCCGAAAAGAAGCGCGCCCTGTCGGCGCTCGCGCCGAACCCCGTCGTCGTCTCGGGGTTGACGGGCGAAAACGTCGAAGAGTTGACCGCGCGCATCGAAGCCGAACTCCCCGACTGGCAGCGCGAACGACTCCTCTTGCCGATGACCGACGACACGATGAGCCTCGTCTCGTGGGTCCACGACCACGGCCACGTCGAGCGCGAGGAGTACGGCGAGGACTCCGTCACCCTGGAGTTCGAGGCGCGCCCCGCCGTCGTCGAGAAGGCACGGTCGAAGGCCGCGGACCTCGCCGCCGTCGAGTCGGCCTGA
- a CDS encoding metallophosphoesterase: MSRRARVEPVPGEPAAVARTDSERVLVVADYHAGIEAGLRYERGVELESAADVRLARLERLLDRTGPDRLLVLGDLVHRIGPPDGDEVDELVRVVDRVTDRVPMTLVPGNHDGGVADAVAERAVDLAVVDSGGIRFGPVGFVHGHTWPASDVLRAEVVCMGHEHPTVKLADEVGGSRVERAWLRGRLDRSAFEGHVEGARNERVTETELVVVPAFNDRSGGTWVNVDGQTFLSPFLPDALPDGELYLLDGTRLGHYRRV, from the coding sequence ATGTCCCGGCGGGCGCGCGTCGAACCGGTCCCCGGCGAACCCGCGGCGGTCGCTCGAACCGACAGCGAGCGCGTCCTCGTCGTCGCCGACTACCACGCGGGTATCGAGGCCGGCCTCCGGTACGAACGCGGCGTCGAACTGGAGAGCGCGGCGGACGTCCGTCTCGCCCGCCTGGAGCGCCTGCTCGACCGGACGGGTCCCGACAGGCTGCTCGTCCTGGGCGACCTCGTCCATCGAATCGGTCCCCCTGACGGCGACGAAGTCGACGAACTCGTTCGGGTCGTCGACCGCGTGACCGACCGGGTGCCGATGACGCTCGTCCCCGGCAACCACGACGGCGGCGTCGCCGACGCGGTGGCCGAGCGCGCCGTCGACCTCGCCGTCGTCGACTCCGGGGGGATTCGGTTCGGTCCGGTCGGGTTCGTCCACGGGCACACCTGGCCGGCGAGCGACGTTCTTCGTGCAGAGGTCGTCTGCATGGGACACGAACACCCCACGGTGAAGCTAGCGGACGAGGTGGGCGGGAGTCGCGTCGAGCGCGCGTGGCTCCGCGGCCGACTGGACCGCTCGGCGTTCGAGGGACACGTCGAGGGGGCCAGGAATGAGAGAGTGACCGAAACGGAACTCGTCGTCGTCCCGGCGTTCAACGACCGCTCCGGGGGGACGTGGGTCAACGTCGACGGTCAGACGTTCCTCTCGCCGTTCCTCCCCGACGCGCTCCCCGACGGCGAACTGTACCTCCTCGACGGGACGCGGCTGGGTCACTACCGGCGGGTGTGA
- a CDS encoding 2,5-diamino-6-(ribosylamino)-4(3H)-pyrimidinone 5'-phosphate reductase translates to MDVVVNAAMSVDGKLSTRRREQLKISGEADFDRVDRLRAAADAVMVGVGTVLADDPHLTLDDDDRRVHRLRNGRPGNPARVVADSRARTPADARILDDAAETHLLVTDAATESRREALAGAGEHVHVHPVDTDDSGHVDLTAGLAALESAGIDRLMVEGGGELLSSLFRAGLVDELSVYVGSLVVGGRDAPTLVDGDGFVEGFPRLDLRDVERLDDGVVLWYDAV, encoded by the coding sequence ATGGACGTCGTCGTCAACGCCGCGATGAGCGTCGACGGGAAGCTCTCGACCCGGCGGCGCGAACAGTTGAAGATCAGTGGCGAGGCGGACTTCGACCGCGTCGACCGCCTCCGCGCCGCGGCCGACGCGGTCATGGTCGGCGTCGGGACCGTCCTCGCGGACGACCCGCACCTCACGCTCGACGACGACGACCGCCGCGTCCACCGTCTCCGGAACGGGCGTCCCGGCAACCCCGCCCGCGTCGTGGCTGACTCCCGCGCTCGGACGCCCGCCGACGCCCGCATCCTCGACGACGCGGCCGAGACACACCTGCTCGTGACCGACGCCGCCACGGAGAGTCGCCGCGAGGCGCTCGCAGGCGCGGGAGAGCACGTGCACGTCCATCCCGTCGACACCGACGACTCGGGACACGTCGACCTCACAGCCGGTCTCGCGGCGCTCGAATCGGCCGGCATCGACCGACTCATGGTCGAGGGCGGCGGAGAACTCCTCTCGTCGCTCTTTCGAGCCGGGCTGGTCGACGAACTCTCCGTCTACGTCGGGTCGCTCGTGGTCGGCGGTCGGGACGCGCCGACGCTCGTCGACGGCGACGGCTTCGTCGAGGGGTTCCCGCGGCTCGACCTCCGCGACGTCGAACGGCTCGACGACGGCGTGGTGCTGTGGTACGACGCGGTGTGA
- a CDS encoding DUF7510 family protein, whose translation MADEDVEFTMEIVDGETLIEMAGDRDTAVVVRSASGERIYLPPEDFERPPQTSDSPYQSARSDSPYQSAARNDSPYQSARNDSPYQSAARNDSPYQSARQQFPEEGMRSTRDGYAIRHPEPVTDVRVLR comes from the coding sequence ATGGCCGACGAAGACGTCGAGTTCACGATGGAGATCGTCGACGGCGAGACGCTGATCGAGATGGCGGGCGACCGCGACACGGCCGTCGTCGTCCGCTCGGCGTCGGGCGAGCGTATCTACCTCCCGCCCGAGGACTTCGAGCGCCCGCCGCAGACGAGCGACAGCCCCTACCAGTCGGCACGCAGCGACAGCCCGTATCAGTCCGCCGCCCGGAACGACAGCCCGTATCAATCGGCACGCAACGACAGCCCGTATCAGTCCGCCGCCCGGAACGACAGCCCCTACCAGTCCGCCCGACAGCAGTTCCCCGAAGAGGGCATGCGGTCGACCCGCGACGGCTACGCCATCCGGCACCCCGAACCCGTCACCGACGTTCGGGTCCTGCGGTAA
- a CDS encoding NifU family protein, with the protein MDTATETDPLERRLKRFMHRNFPQISMHGGTAGIDAIDEETGEVWITLAGACSGCGISPMTIQALKSRMVMEFDEVREVHASTGDAYGYDDEEERPDLSDVPF; encoded by the coding sequence ATGGACACCGCTACCGAAACGGACCCCCTCGAACGACGGCTCAAACGGTTCATGCACCGGAACTTCCCGCAAATCTCGATGCACGGCGGCACCGCCGGTATCGACGCCATCGACGAGGAGACGGGCGAAGTGTGGATAACGCTCGCCGGGGCGTGCTCGGGGTGCGGCATCTCGCCGATGACGATTCAGGCGCTGAAGTCGCGGATGGTGATGGAGTTCGACGAGGTGCGTGAGGTCCACGCCTCGACCGGGGACGCCTACGGGTACGACGACGAAGAGGAGCGACCGGACCTCTCCGACGTCCCCTTCTAG